CAAGGCAATTAGATAGATTTGTGTTTTTGAGCAACATTACCAAAAGCTACAACTTCAGAGCCAGCCTTCTACAACAACCTTCATCCTCCTGCAGGTTCAATCACCAAAAGTTACCGCAAGAGCATTTCCCATTACTGAAGTGATGGAATCTCATGTTATCTCTCACAACAATCTCCCTCCCGGCGACCTGCGATGCACCACACATGAACACATGACAATCGTCACAGATCCTAATGTTCTTCATAATCTTTATGGTGCTTCCAGAATCTGTACTGACCAATGCATATGCCAGAGCTAGCTTTTCACTATGCGACATCAATATGCGCTTCCTCTCTTCAATCCCCAAATCGTAAGCCGCAGAATTCAGGTTTGGCTGGTACCCATGAGCCTGTAATCTGTTCAGAAGATCATCCAATGCCTTCTTAATCTCGGCGTACTCTGGATGGTTCGTTTCACCTGCACAGAATTCATGAATTACCCCTTTCTTCGTTTCGACCCAGCTATAAGCAGGATTCTTTTTCAGACCCTTTTccttcatcatcttcctcaCTCCTGAAACATCAGCCCACCTTCCTGCCGATGCATATATGTTAGAGAGCATTACATGGTTTCCGATACTATCGGGTTCAAGCTCAAAAAGATGGTTTGCAGCAATCTGAGCTATGTCAGGATTCCCATGAATACGACATGCTCCGAGTAGTGCTCCCCACACACCTCCGTGGGCAGCTATCGGCATTGTTTCGACAAGCTCAAGAGCTTCTTCCAAGCGCCCAGCTCGACCAAGAAGGTCTACCATGCAAGTATAATGATCAGCTGATGGAACAACATTATAGTACTTCTCCATGGTTGCAAATAACTGCCGACCTTGATCAACCATGCCTGCATGGCTGCACGCCGTTAGCACCCCTATAAAAGTAACCCGGTTAGGTCTTATCTCTGTTGTCAACATCTCATGAAACAATTCTATCGCTGCATTGGCACGGCCGTGCATTGCAAACCCCAAAATCATTGAGCTGTAAGAAAATACGTTTCTTTCCTTCATTCCTTGAAAAACCTTGTAGGCTTCATCCAAGCTCCCACATTTTGAGTACATATCTATCAATGCAGATCCCACAAGAACATTTTCAGTAGGCCCAAAACCAGATTTCTCGGCAATGTCTCGAACCCAATTAGCATACTTAGATGCACCCAATTGTGCACAAGCTGAAATGAGACCAACCAACGTAATCTCATCGGTGCCCACACCAGCACCTTGCATTCTCTCAAAGCAATCCAACGCATCTCTTGGCCGAGCATTCTGGGCATAACCAGTAACCATTGCCGTCCACGCCACCATATCTTTCACAGGCAACCCCTCAAACAATTCCCTTGCTGATCCCATATCCCCAATTTTAGTATAAGCAACAATTAACTCGGTCCAAGAAACCACATCCCTATCaggcatttcatcaaacaccttGCGCCCACAATCCAAAAAACCACACTTTACATACATATCAATCATGGTGTTGCCCACGTACAAATCCGCCGCAAACCCGCCAACCAAAATCGTCTGGGCATGTATCTGCCTACCCAAGTTGACGTCAAGCACATCCCCACAAGCCTTAAAGAGCGCCGAGAACGTAAACGACACGGGCCCATTCCCTGCGCTTCGCATACAAGTATAAAAATTCAGCGCCTCCGAAATGGGTCCCTGAACTGTGTACCCGCGAATCATAGCCGTCCAGAGAAATGGGTTCGGGTACTTGACCTGTAGGAAGACGAGGCGCGGATACGCGTCCACTGGGACGCCGAGCTTCGTGAGCGTGCGGACGAGCTTCGTGAGGACGTAGCAGCACTGGCTGAGGCCATGGCGGAGGAGGTGAGCATGAACCTCCTTGACTTGGCTGAGATTGTCGCAGCCATCTAGATCAGAGATGAGTTTGTGCTCCAAGAGCTTCCGCTTCTGCTGAAACTCGGAGAAAGGGATGAAGAATCTGGTTGGTTGTGGCTGGTGCTGGTGAAGCTGCTGAGGTAAAAGCTTGTGAATTGGGACTGTGGAGAATCGGCGAGAGAGATTTTGCATTGGACAATCCAAGTCCCTCCGGCTGCGCGCGGCTCTGAGAATGCATTTGAtaaaagagaaggagaaactCCCGCTATACAAATTAAACGGTGCGTATCGGAATAACTCGAGGGAAAAGCAAAACGGTGCGTGTTGTTCCTCTCTAATTTCTACACTC
Above is a genomic segment from Prunus dulcis chromosome 7, ALMONDv2, whole genome shotgun sequence containing:
- the LOC117634195 gene encoding pentatricopeptide repeat-containing protein At5g44230 isoform X2, whose product is MAATISAKSRRFMLTSSAMASASAATSSRSSSARSRSSASQWTRIRASSSYSAGNGPVSFTFSALFKACGDVLDVNLGRQIHAQTILVGGFAADLYVGNTMIDMYVKCGFLDCGRKVFDEMPDRDVVSWTELIVAYTKIGDMGSARELFEGLPVKDMVAWTAMVTGYAQNARPRDALDCFERMQGAGVGTDEITLVGLISACAQLGASKYANWVRDIAEKSGFGPTENVLVGSALIDMYSKCGSLDEAYKVFQGMKERNVFSYSSMILGFAMHGRANAAIELFHEMLTTEIRPNRVTFIGVLTACSHAGMVDQGRQLFATMEKYYNVVPSADHYTCMVDLLGRAGRLEEALELVETMPIAAHGGVWGALLGACRIHGNPDIAQIAANHLFELEPDSIGNHVMLSNIYASAGRWADVSGVRKMMKEKGLKKNPAYSWVETKKGVIHEFCAGETNHPEYAEIKKALDDLLNRLQAHGYQPNLNSAAYDLGIEERKRILMSHSEKLALAYALVSTDSGSTIKIMKNIRICDDCHVFMCGASQVAGREIVVRDNMRFHHFSNGKCSCGNFW
- the LOC117634195 gene encoding pentatricopeptide repeat-containing protein At5g44230 isoform X1, whose amino-acid sequence is MQNLSRRFSTVPIHKLLPQQLHQHQPQPTRFFIPFSEFQQKRKLLEHKLISDLDGCDNLSQVKEVHAHLLRHGLSQCCYVLTKLVRTLTKLGVPVDAYPRLVFLQVKYPNPFLWTAMIRGYTVQGPISEALNFYTCMRSAGNGPVSFTFSALFKACGDVLDVNLGRQIHAQTILVGGFAADLYVGNTMIDMYVKCGFLDCGRKVFDEMPDRDVVSWTELIVAYTKIGDMGSARELFEGLPVKDMVAWTAMVTGYAQNARPRDALDCFERMQGAGVGTDEITLVGLISACAQLGASKYANWVRDIAEKSGFGPTENVLVGSALIDMYSKCGSLDEAYKVFQGMKERNVFSYSSMILGFAMHGRANAAIELFHEMLTTEIRPNRVTFIGVLTACSHAGMVDQGRQLFATMEKYYNVVPSADHYTCMVDLLGRAGRLEEALELVETMPIAAHGGVWGALLGACRIHGNPDIAQIAANHLFELEPDSIGNHVMLSNIYASAGRWADVSGVRKMMKEKGLKKNPAYSWVETKKGVIHEFCAGETNHPEYAEIKKALDDLLNRLQAHGYQPNLNSAAYDLGIEERKRILMSHSEKLALAYALVSTDSGSTIKIMKNIRICDDCHVFMCGASQVAGREIVVRDNMRFHHFSNGKCSCGNFW